A region from the Rosa rugosa chromosome 6, drRosRugo1.1, whole genome shotgun sequence genome encodes:
- the LOC133716297 gene encoding uncharacterized protein LOC133716297, with the protein MKPQGADEHILKLKAFPFSLADKAKQWLYELPSGRITSWGDMMKEFLEKYFPTSRIIMLRKKISGIQQGQDESYAEYYERFKSLITQCPQHGMKDETLLTCFYDGLTPLERDMLDAASGGSFVDKEPAAGMILIENRALNQQQYGNSRSKITTTRERVHEVSTLAQLEEKINKLTTLVSQGAQGQVMVCGVCSMQGHVSDQCPQLMEGGGQEGVNAIGFQQGFQRPRNDPFSNTYNPGWRDHPNFRWKDNDNVQNAPQGFQQRPQGFYQKSQPPNPTPFNSNFNSNASSSSNDELIRTLTKSTQALIAGQTHHGNQINAISTDVNEMKKQMSQVVEFMGKFHEQGKLPSGTIPNPHFEQAKVVTTRSGKTLVDLPKPPKKNSTSTLEEEEDPATSKAQVTSPPSNAKPKPQGQVSNSFISVIANPSSSPLPFPSRFARSKQDDAEKAILETFKKVQINIPLLEAIKQIPKYAKFLKELCTTRRQNREKEVVRVSENVSAVLQRRMPEKCKDPGSFSIPCVIGTSRFENAMLDLGASINVMPYSVYETLGLGELKHDNVIIQLADRSNAYPKGLVEDVLVQVGELIFPAGFYVLEMEESPKSGTPLLLGRPFMRTARTKIDVYSGSLTMEFDGEIVGFNIFEAMRYPLVDFSSCFSIDILDELAQKFMEMMDEDTLASTIANGVGIFRMTQPSLRRSSRPFIVIP; encoded by the coding sequence ATGAAGCCTCAAGGAGCTGATGAGCATATTTTGAAGTTGAaagccttcccattttcgttggCTGACAAGGCAAAGCAATGGCTCTACGAGTTGCCTAGTGGACGAATTACTTCTTGGGGAGACATGATGAAGGAGTTTCTTGAGAAGTATTTTCCTACATCTCGCATCATCATGTTAAGGAAGAAGATAAGTGGCATCCAACAAGGGCAAGATGAGTCCTACGCAGaatactatgagaggttcaagtcTCTTATCACTCAGTGCCCTCAACATggcatgaaggatgagaccttgctcacttgtttttatGATGGTCTCACACCTTTGGAAAGAGATATGCTAGATGCAGCTTCTGGTGGATCTTTTGTTGACAAGGAGCCTGCGGCTGGAATGATCCTTATTGAGAATAGGGCcttgaatcaacaacaatatgggAACTCTAGGTCCAAGATCACCACCACACGTGAAAGGGTCCATGAGGTAAGTACTTTAGCTCAATTGGAAgagaaaattaacaaacttaCTACTCTTGTGTCTCAGGGAGCACAAGGACAAGTCATGGTGTGTGGAGTAtgttctatgcaagggcatgtgtctgaccaatgccctcaactcatggAAGGTGGAGGACAAGAAGGTGTCAACGCCATAGGTTTCCAACAAGGGTTCCAACGTCCTAGGAATGATCCATTCTCGAATACTTACAatcctggatggagggaccaccctAACTTTCGTTGGAAGGACAATGACAACGTTCAGAATGCACCTCAAGGCTTCCAACAACGTCCTCAGGGCTTTTATCAAAAGTCCCAACCTCCTAACCCTACTCCTTTTAATTCGAATTTTAATTcaaatgcttcttcttcttctaatgatgAATTGATTCGAACCCTAACTAAATCTACTCAAGCTTTAATTGCAGGTCAAACTCATCATGGGAATCAGATCAATGCCATATCCACGGATGTGAATGAGATGAAGAAGCAAATGAGTCAAGTTGTGGAGTTTATGGGTAAGTTCCATGAGCAAGGAAAGCTACCAAGTGGTACCATCCCAAATCCTCACTTTGAGCAAGCCAAAGTCGTCACTACAAGGAGTGGTAAGACCCTTGTAGACCTCCCTAAGCCTCCCAAGAAGAACTCAACGTCAACattagaggaggaagaggaccctgcaacgtccaaggcTCAAGTGACGTCTCCACCTTCCAATGCAAAACCGAAACCTCAAGGACAAGTTTCTAACTCTTTCATTTCGGTTATTGCtaatccatcttcttctcctttgccTTTCCCAAGCAGATTTGCTAGATCCAAGCAAGATGACGCTGAaaaagctatcttggaaaccTTTAAGAAAGTGCAAATCAACATCCCTCTCCTTGAGGCCATCAAGCAAATTCCTAAGTATGCCAAATTCTTGAAGGAactttgcaccacaaggagaCAAAACCGTGAGAAAGAAGTGGTTAGGGTAAGTGAGAATGTCTCAGCTGTGCTTCAACGCAGAATGCCagaaaagtgtaaggatccaggGAGTTTCTCTATCCCTTGTGTTATTGGAACAAGTAGATTCGAAAATGCTATGCTAGACTTAGGTGCTTCTATCAATGTCATGCCttattctgtttatgaaacTCTAGGTCTAGGTGAGCTTAAACATGATAATGTTATTATTCAGTTGGCAGATCGATCTAATGCATACCCTAAGGGGTTAGTTGAGGATGTACTTGTGCAGGTTGGTGAGCTAATCTTTCCAGCTGGCTTCTATGTCCTTGAGATGGAGGAATCCCCAAAGAGTGGAACGCCATTGTTGCTAGGCCGCCCCTTCATGAGGACGGCTAGGACTAAAATAGATGTTTATTCTGGCTCACTAACAATGGAGTTCGATGGCGAAATTGttggcttcaacatctttgaagcAATGAGGTATCCTTTGGTTGATTTTTCATCATGTTTTTCTATTGACATTCTTGATGAACTTGCGCAGAAATTCATGGAGATGATGGATGAGGATACTTTGGCTTCAACCATTGCCAATGGCGTTGGAATCTTCAGGATGACACAACCATCCCTAAGGAGGAGCTCACGGCCATTCATAGTGATTCCATAA